In one window of Erinaceus europaeus chromosome 17, mEriEur2.1, whole genome shotgun sequence DNA:
- the FAM111A gene encoding serine protease FAM111A has translation MSPKKRRSQKIPFDAKSNAKIDDFFHQLSDKQHDNPSIPQMKKDSRNGPKDVTNIQPQGPKDPQTQGLKDESIIPSKIIHISLDGEHRAHVLKHSDRESFHMGLNSLQGIKEKIEAQKSKEMLVRGMEGIEGYINLGMPLSCFPENSHVQITFVQSKKEQKEENQLFGRHDETTTDCVKFYIHAVGKGKKKIVKCRQLHKEGCKLCVYAFKGETIRDALIKDNRFLPLLENNNWKLIENLNSILESSHLVDDLEGKLFEVEVINRKRKRPKSPAVQNPQSEKRSTRVLDKSIIDQYPSLKREREKIKENFDNEMKERKETNESKKTSLFVLHKTNFGKLTKNSTLVATHKLLSRLSDSVGYIGWDNNGNKGSATCFVFKELYILTCRHVINDIVGEGVDESKWPGIISQCAKVSFSYIKPHENEENCFSIEPWFQVSDLTLDYAILKLKECGQQVPRGLYYETGHAPLSGLIYIIGHPEGDPKSTDACAVIPQGQRTKKTLEYLQTTVAEFCNYDSQFVHMFTQRSFQEFDCNADKITYDTRFFCGASGSPVFDSHGSLVAMHTAGFTYNYQGQRLNMIEFGSSVKSILRDMEKSHGSWFTEVFVNQQDVDMASEGSATDEV, from the exons ATGAGCCCCAAGAAGCGCAGGTCACAGAAGATCCCATTTGATGCAAAGAGTAATGCGAAAATCGACGACTTTTTCCATCAG ctcAGTGATAAACAACATGATAATCCCAGTATTCCTCAAATGAAGAAAGACTCTAGGAATGGTCCCAAAGATGTAACTAACATCCAACCTCAAGGACCCAAAGATCCCCAGACTCAAGGACTCAAAGACGAGAGTATAATCCCAAGTAAAATTATCCACATTTCCTTGGATGGAGAGCATAGGGCACATGTGCTCAAGCATAGTGACAGAGAGAGCTTCCATATGGGACTCAACTCTCTTCAGGGCATCAAAGAGAAGATAGAAGCCCAGAAAAGCAAGGAAATGCTGGTACGCGGCATGGAGGGAATTGAAGGATACATAAATCTTGGCATGCCTCTCTCTTGTTTCCCTGAAAACTCTCACGTGCAAATCACATTTGTCCAAAGTAAGAAGGAACAGAAAGAAGAGAACCAGTTATTTGGCCGACATGACGAGACAACTACTGACTGCGTCAAATTTTATATCCATGCAgttgggaaggggaaaaaaaagattgtgaAATGTAGGCAGCTTCACAAAGAAGGGTGTAAACTCTGTGTCTACGCTTTCAAAGGAGAAACCATCAGGGATGCCCTGATCAAGGACAACAGGTTTCTTCCTCTGCTGGAGAATAATAACTGGAAACTCATTGAAAACCTGAACTCCATTTTGGAGAGCTCACATTTAGTGGATGACTTAGAGGGCAAGCTCTTTGAGGTTGAGGTTATAAATCGAAAAAGAAAGCGTCCTAAGTCACCAGCTGTTCAGAATCCCCAGTCAGAAAAAAGAAGCACTCGTGTGCTGGACAAATCCATTATAGACCAGTACCCCAGTTTGAAAAGAGAACgtgaaaaaattaaagagaactttgacaatgaaatgaaagaaagaaaagaaaccaatgaAAGTAAGAAAACTTCACTGTTCGTATTGCACAAAACAAACTTTGGGAAACTGACGAAAAACTCTACCTTGGTTGCCACCCATAAGCTTCTCTCTCGACTCAGTGACTCTGTTGGCTATATTGGGTGGGACAACAATGGAAATAAGGGTTCTGCCACCTGCTTTGTTTTCAAAGAGCTCTACATTCTTACTTGTCGTCATGTGATAAACGACATTGTGGGAGAAGGAGTAGATGAGAGTAAATGGCCAGGCATCATTAGTCAATGTGCAAAGGTGTCATTCAGTTACATAAAACCccatgaaaatgaagagaattgCTTTTCTATTGAGCCTTGGTTTCAGGTATCTGATCTAACCCTGGACTATGCTATTCTGAAACTGAAGGAATGTGGACAACAGGTACCTCGGGGACTCTATTATGAAACTGGACACGCACCACTGAGCGGACTGATCTATATCATCGGTCATCCAGAGGGAGACCCAAAATCTACTGATGCTTGTGCTGTCATCCCTCAGGGTCAGCGAACCAAGAAAACTCTAGAGTATCTTCAGACCACAGTAGCAGAGTTCTGTAATTATGATAGTCAGTTTGTCCATATGTTTACTCAAAGAAGTTTCCAGGAATTTGACTGCAACGCTGATAAGATTACCTATGACACCCGCTTTTTTTGTGGGGCTTCGGGCTCTCCGGTGTTTGATTCTCACGGTTCCTTGGTGGCCATGCACACAGCTGGCTTCACATACAATTACCAAGGCCAGCGACTCAATATGATTGAGTTTGGCTCTTCTGTGAAATCTATCCTCCGTGATATGGAGAAAAGCCATGGGTCATGGTTTACAGAAGTATTTGTCAATCAACAGGATGTAGATATGGCAAGTGAAGGCTCCGCCACAGATGAAGTTTAA